Proteins from one Plasmodium cynomolgi strain B DNA, chromosome 10, whole genome shotgun sequence genomic window:
- a CDS encoding hypothetical protein (putative) yields the protein MENIRIVLSEDLRGGKVHAELQALLKEEEEKDKNETEYGKMLQGGDVQGGHSEEGNFEEGHFEEGHFQGGPSQRDDEGRTPLLEKRTCHIYTNFPYKSHFVKNHERKNKEDGPERYTDDMELSGYNEVEEEETPPASDLQLALILVLIDEPYIEEECPHLRTSILSKIEKIQKAYDHVKVICLFIGVREYINRTNCNKDVGESFDKRSITERGTNRWDAEHTKINEKLFDRLIATLLIRHQVDSIEMENDKNLHRFIFKCCRYLYLSKVRKLNSYFKVKPPGLSQLNRERVIREKGIPPPPGTLAGTLAATPPQRRHFPTWVSQLMQINGLSEDASISIAQAFGTPFDLIMHLKKKDDEECLQDYIISSSYGDRRLGRALSRKVFRVFSPDAHPENYVS from the coding sequence ATGGAAAATATCCGAATTGTGCTGAGCGAAgacctgcgggggggaaaagtACACGCAGAGTTGCAGGCACTCttaaaggaggaggaggaaaaggacaaaaatgaaacggAGTATGGGAAGATGCTCCAGGGGGGGGACGTCCAAGGGGGGCACTCCGAAGAGGGGAACTTCGAAGAGGGCCACTTCGAAGAGGGCCACTTCCAGGGGGGCCCCTCCCAAAGGGATGACGAGGGCAGGACACCCCTTTTGGAGAAACGCACGTGTCatatttacacaaattttCCCTACAAATCTCACTTCGTGAAAAATCAtgaaaggaagaacaaagaGGATGGACCTGAGAGGTACACGGACGACATGGAGCTGAGTGGATACAACgaagtggaggaggaggagactCCCCCCGCGAGTGATCTCCAACTAGCGTTAATCCTTGTCCTTATCGATGAACCTTACATCGAAGAGGAATGCCCGCATTTACGAacttccattttgagcaaAATCGAAAAGATACAAAAAGCGTATGACCATGTTAAGGTTATTTGTCTCTTCATAGGAGTGCGTGAGTATATAAATAGGACGAATTGCAACAAGGATGTTGGTGAGTCCTTCGACAAAAGGAGTATCACTGAGAGGGGAACCAACCGATGGGATGCAGAACACACCAAGATCAACGAAAAATTGTTTGATAGACTCATCGCGACACTACTTATTCGACACCAGGTGGACTCCATCGAGATGGAAAACGATAAGAATCTCCACAGGTTTATTTTCAAGTGCTGCCGGTATCTTTACTTGTCTAAGGTACGGAAGCTTAACTCATACTTTAAGGTCAAGCCGCCTGGGCTCAGCCAGCTCAACCGGGAGAGGGTGATCCGGGAGAAGGGGATCCCGCCCCCCCCCGGGACGTTGGCCGGGACGCTGGCCGCCACACCCCCCCAACGCAGGCATTTCCCCACGTGGGTCTCCCAGTTGATGCAAATCAACGGGCTGTCCGAAGATGCCTCCATAAGCATCGCCCAGGCGTTCGGCACCCCCTTCGACTTAATTAtgcacttgaaaaaaaaagacgacgAAGAGTGCTTACAGGATTATATCATCAGTTCATCCTACGGGGATCGGCGCCTGGGCAGGGCCCTCTCGCGCAAAGTGTTTCGCGTTTTCTCCCCTGACGCGCATCCCGAAAATTACGTTTCGTAG
- a CDS encoding DNA-directed RNA polymerase I 190 kDa polypeptide (putative), whose product MYDINKAVSVEVRSAELDVLNSEELRKISQGKYDNQLLEYERMNNNGVISKMKYDPKYGTVDYKQICTICFERHDNCVGHIDLCELLGLVCLNCYHVCCSEDTVFLLKHIYQLRALNEIESSNKIVCKRNYDKEYVLGEIEKLYKRVCEQEGERSSAEEVDSTNYESEEEGNNFASGTGGNNFASGAGGNNFASEAEGNSSTDEAEGPHQKKGRSPVSFKKMKEKISKFNFDATKLAFQSNYNYEEYIQLTKTLKHLMKKRGRCHSCKFRRNISAKITQKRDTINFVGVYLQNSFLKKYMNSWKKGGQGPLAGEEELEEMVERDEDGVDEVGGSNGAMVGAASGMGTAGGGGGGDDYGDGGGDDHGDGGAASPPARGESFPEMVRKYKKQNVKEKSTVRLFSFQVIDLLEKIFKKNDREIMSLLYPFTKRDGHKVFFLYDMGISANRFRVRLRGIHKKTKMMNVMNKFNELLTLCISTKKEIDFEELVEKKKKELNLYKEMFALFSIRLKYKFNVEIMDDDTEITKTDFLRCYDLIYRNKSAYINVLFSNLQVALNTFFDSTFAAHLPQAKISNQGVREILDKKEGVLRKNVMGKRVNNCARTVISPDTFIETNQIGIPLEFAKKLTMDECITENNLNYVKRLILNGPDIYPGALSYRDAMGNVFKLSNDYEKRKQLVRQLERINLKEQCATLVLHRHARDGDIVIMNRQPTLHKFSIMAHFIKIFEKEKVFRLNYVNCSSYNADFDGDEMNLHLLQTPHARSEATHLMNSDYLFTSFKDGSPLRGLAQDFILGGLHLTSLETFLNYDEYCNLLQCALNCLLSRKDCFFFERSRSTQGEGQPTQTTWKIRNHSYLDPYAVVLNRTHFTIVMEEPAILSPRRLWTGKQLITSILKTIIDRVAVETYNQRRDNEFMRNYKGINYCAKAKTDPSLWSFDPKNECEVIIKNSELLQGVLDKLHFGASSNSFVHLCYELFGPKTAAVILDCFGRLFISFLQLRGTSLSLYDFILKKEAREEKLNIRKRISFTGFYLQNLFTHSIAKALNVDLNQMNAYSRGKLNSHSQNNDLFVNSMYDLYRCRSDIINDCLRGGVSGECILPSEKGRKGRSGQPSESHQDEKLPPSEEQLDIKEEAYVAALLNKEIQLLLAQRSGEETSKSSPSSCVQRALERMVSTRPRHGKGAATQKGDAGEAGEADEADEADQSDEADKLKEEQLPHNLRSTLVKKLFQSLSEPIFMDSPNFSGDKATKVIKKVLRFLRRANCSRRLKVYILFELFQNRTILKHFPALASCLNDLSHEVSNEEILHHVLSSVNADRAKDQPEQGRSETTTQEMLTKFFRLLDDMEEGRGFEGHGEDGEENREAYGAEYGAEYGGEHGGEYGGECDGPPTRINEQDERMIRDCLKKSFPSFLLNDEIGNLSFNGKEHYYEDYVNQKGTDEDTIFKFYNMKDVFNKLEFLIHTYFLQMRGDFDGLIDSLFQPYLCRVSSNTNNLISMNNLMNKFLNNGFSSMIFTGAKGSKVNYAMICGMLDQQYLEGKRVPRMRSGKTLPSFHRYDYGARACGLITDCFLEGLRPQEYFFHCMSGREGLIDTAVKTAKSGYIQRCLIKCMESVILHYDGTVRNEDNAIIQFLYGEDGIDPSRISYLDAPKDLICNYNVAFSKYLLHDAVEKMQRNERLFGGGPHERGESDESGGGGESGGAGQRGDPLETHFSPYSYIGATSERFREKMHHTIANDLNLADCYNLPDDFDSQSAALLKSKYFRSLCDPGESIGILVAQSFGEPATQMTLNTFHLAGTENVTMGIPRLKEIFLTSKLTSKPMIYVPIKVDNERVTTASDANAMKSYINEIAEKILSTYKSICLSDVIYGVGVDRKLILREPGAKNSQMHSLRVVSSSGGVDPHMQRREYNCTAPEGDVQSAKIMNALHNTQLSFEIEKEWNYEIVIQFENLHHFCKVNNHITMQVILSKAVNCVLCSVLGKIQESLLRYNIRHVHAFNHEHYDELFEFVCTKMQEDFKFSIEKFEYKNDEDKINAKLKFMTPGGGRSGGGRSGGGGGRGGIGSTKDTDASVVRDENHMDEDDFYNDGGGRGGGAGSFAKETSGEGPSGRYGNEEEGDGLSDDMAGNNFGEDGNHDGGENNTDDDGYGGKDGEKKHSSSESEGEADDGDPDSESEEDKDYDESERSEGEVGSEGEVGNEGEVGSEEEVGSEGEVEARGRLEARRRLEARRRLEARRRLEARRENTHLVAEEKPSRGTSPP is encoded by the exons ATGTACGACATCAACAAAGCGGTGAGTGTGGAGGTGCGGAGTGCTGAGTTGGATGTCCTGAACAGCGAAGAATTGAGGAAAATTTCTCAAGGAAAGTATGACAATCAGTTGTTAGAGTATGAAAGAATGAACAATAATGGCGTGAtctcaaaaatgaaatacgATCCAAAATATGGGACAGTAGATTATAAACAAATATGTACCATCTGTTTTGAGAGACATGATAACTGTGTTGGACATATAG acTTATGTGAGTTGCTTGGGTTAGTCTGTTTGAACTGCTATCATGTGTGTTGCTCTGAGGATAccgtttttttgttgaagCATATTTACCAGCTGAGGGCCCTGAACGAGATCGAGAGTTCGAATAAGATCGTATGCAAGAGGAACTACGACAAGGAGTATGTTCTTGGGGAGATTGAGAAGCTGTATAAGAGGGTTTGTGAGCAGGAGGGGGAGCGTAGCTCCGCGGAGGAGGTGGACTCCACGAACTATGAGAGTGAAGAGGAGGGGAATAACTTCGCCAGTGGAACGGGGGGGAATAACTTCGCGAGTGGAGCGGGGGGGAATAACTTCGCGAGTGAAGCGGAGGGGAACAGCAGCACAGACGAAGCTGAGGGGCCGCACCAGAAGAAGGGGCGATCTCCGGTCAGCTTCAAAaagatgaaggagaaaattagCAAATTTAATTTCGACGCGACCAAGCTGGCATTTCAGTCGAACTACAACTATGAAGAGTACATACAACTGACGAAGACTCTGAAACATCTGATGAAAAAGAGAGGACGTTGTCACTCTTGCAAATTTAGGAGAAATATATCGGCGAAGATAACGCAGAAGAGGGATACCATTAACTTCGTGGGAGTGTATCTGCAGaattcctttttgaagaaatacatGAATTCGTGGAAGAAAGGGGGGCAGGGCCCCTTGGCTGGGGAGGAGGAACTGGAGGAGATGGTGGAGCGAGACGAGGACGGGGTAGATGAAGTGGGGGGTTCAAACGGAGCGATGGTGGGTGCGGCGAGCGGGATGGGCACCGCAGGTGGTGGCGGTGGCGGCGATGACTATGGTGACGGTGGCGGCGATGACCATGGTGACGGTggtgccgcttccccccccgcgcGGGGGGAGAGCTTCCCCGAAATGGTGCGGAAGTACAAGAAGCAGAACGTGAAGGAGAAGAGCACCGTGAGGCTGTTCAGCTTCCAAGTGATCGACctgttagaaaaaattttcaaaaaaaacgacCGAGAAATCATGAGTCTGTTGTATCCATTCACAAAGAGAGATGGACACAAGGTGTTCTTCCTCTACGACATGGGAATTAGTGCAAACAGATTCAGAGTCAGACTCAGGGggattcacaaaaaaaccaaaatgatgaacgtCATGAATAAATTCAACGAGTTACTTACTCTATGCATTAgtaccaaaaaggaaatcgATTTTGAAGAacttgtagaaaaaaaaaaaaaagagctaaATCTGTACAAGGAAATGTTTGCCCTCTTCTCTATCCGATTGAAATACAAATTTAATGTAGAAATAATGGATGATGATACGGAGATCACCAAGACTGATTTTTTGAGATGCTATGACCTGATTTATCGAAATAAGAGTGCGTATATTAATGTCTTATTTAGCAACTTGCAAGTAGCACTTAATACGTTTTTCGACAGCACCTTCGCTGCTCACTTGCCTCAAGCTAAAATAAGTAATCAGGGAGTGAGGGAGATACTAGACAAGAAAGAAGGAGTTTTGAGAAAAAACGTAATGGGGAAGAGAGTCAACAATTGTGCTCGTACGGTTATTTCTCCTGATACATTTATTGAGACAAATCAAATTGGAATACCTCTcgagtttgcaaaaaagttaACTATGGATGAGTGCATTacggaaaataatttaaattatgtgaaACGACTCATTCTAAATGGACCCGACATCTACCCTGGTGCACTAAGTTATAGAGATGCAATGGGAAATGTATTTAAACTCTCAAATgattatgaaaaaagaaaacagcTAGTAAGACAACTGGAAAGGATTAACTTAAAGGAACAATGCGCAACGTTAGTGTTGCATAGACATGCTCGAGATGGAGATATCGTTATCATGAATAGACAGCCAACGTTACATAAATTTTCCATCATGGctcattttattaaaatatttgaaaaggagaaagtaTTCCGTTTGAACTATGTTAATTGTAGTTCTTACAATGCAGACTTCGATGGTGATGAAATGAATTTACATCTTCTTCAAACTCCACATGCAAGATCGGAGGCTACTCACTTAATGAATAGCGATTATCTTTTTACGAGTTTTAAGGATGGTTCTCCTTTGAGAGGACTAGCACAAGACTTCATTTTGGGTGGACTTCACTTAACTTCGCTTGAGACGTTTTTGAACTACGATGAGTACTGCAACCTTTTGCAGTGTGCCCTCAACTGTTTGCTCTCCAGGAAggactgcttcttcttcgaaaGGAGTCGCTCCACTCAGGGAGAGGGGCAGCCCACACAAACCACGTGGAAGATACGAAACCACAGCTATCTGGACCCCTACGCTGTGGTGCTGAACAGAACACACTTCACCATTGTGATGGAGGAGCCTGCCATCCTCTCCCCGCGTAGACTTTGGACAGGAAAGCAGCTAATAACGAGTATACTGAAGACCATCATCGATAGAGTGGCCGTGGAGACATACAACCAAAGGAGGGACAACGAATTTATGCGAAACTATAAAGGAATAAACTACTGCGCGAAGGCAAAGACGGATCCATCACTCTGGTCCTTCGACCCAAAAAACGAATGCGAAGTTATCATTAAGAACTCCGAGTTACTCCAAGGAGTATTGGATAAACTGCATTTTGGAGCGAGTTCTAACAGTTTTGTTCACCTCTGTTATGAACTGTTTGGTCCAAAGACAGCAGCAGTGATTCTAGACTGTTTTGGCAGACTTTTTATTAGCTTCCTTCAGTTACGTGGTACTAGTCTCAGTCTGTacgattttattttgaaaaaggaagcaagGGAGGAAAAGCTCAACATACGAAAAAGGATCTCATTTACAGGCTTTTATCtccaaaatttatttactcACTCGATTGCCAAGGCTCTCAACGTAGATCTAAATCAGATGAATGCCTACAGTAGGGGTAAATTAAATTCGCATAGTCAGAACAACGACCTGTTTGTGAATAGCATGTATGATTTGTATAGATGTAGGAGTGATATCATTAATGACTGCCTCAGGGGGGGTGTTTCCGGAGAGTGCATACTTCCCAGtgagaaggggaggaagggaAGGAGCGGTCAGCCGAGTGAGTCACACCAAGATGAGAAGCTACCTCCGTCTGAGGAGCAACTAGAcataaaggaagaagcatACGTCGCCGCTCTGCTGAACAAGGAGATACAACTGCTGTTGGCGCAGCGGTCAGGGGAGGAGACCTCCAAGTCGTCGCCCTCCTCCTGCGTGCAGCGCGCGCTGGAAAGAATGGTGAGCACGCGTCCACGCCATGGAAAGGGCGCAGCcacgcaaaagggggacgcTGGCGAAGCTGGCGAAGCCgacgaagcagacgaagCTGACCAATCCGACGAAGCTGACAAGCTAAAGGAGGAACAACTGCCACACAACCTCCGCAGCACCCTGGTGAAGAAGCTATTCCAATCGTTAAGCgaacccatttttatggACAGTCCCAATTTTTCCGGAGACAAGGCCACGaaggtgataaaaaaggtCCTTCGTTTTCTGAGGAGAGCCAACTGTAGTAGGAGACTGAAGGTCTATATCTTATTTGAGTTGTTCCAAAATAGAACTATTTTGAAGCACTTCCCAGCTTTGGCTAGCTGCTTGAATGACCTCTCTCACGAAGTGAGCAATGAGGAGATATTGCATCACGTGTTGAGCAGTGTGAATGCAGACAGGGCCAAGGATCAACCGGAGCAGGGGAGAAGCGAGACGACCACGCAGGAAATGCTGACCAAATTTTTTCGCCTATTGGATGATATGGAAGAAGGTCGTGGGTTTGAAGGACACGGTGAAGACGGAGAAGAAAATAGAGAAGCGTATGGTGCAGAGTATGGTGCAGAGTATGGTGGAGAGCATGGTGGAGAGTACGGTGGAGAGTGTGATGGACCGCCCACCCGAATAAACGAACAGGATGAACGAATGATAAGGGACTGCCTGAAGAAAAGCTTCCCATCATTTCTACTGAATGACGAGATAGGTAACCTCTCCTTTAATGGAAAGGAACACTACTATGAGGATTACGTGaaccaaaaaggaacagaCGAAGACAcgattttcaaattttataacatgaagGATGTATTTAACAAGTTGGAGTTTCTGATCCACACGtattttctccaaatgaGAGGAGATTTCGATGGATTAATCGACTCACTCTTCCAACCATATCTATGTCGTGTCTCCTCAAACACGAATAACCTAATCTCCATGAATAACTTAATGAATAAATTTCTGAACAATGGATTCAGTAGTATGATTTTTACAGGTGCAAAAGGGAGTAAAGTGAATTACGCTATGATTTGTGGGATGTTAGATCAGCAGTACTTAGAGGGGAAGAGAGTACCGAGGATGAGATCAGGGAAAACGTTACCTAGTTTCCATCGATATGATTATGGTGCTAGAGCTTGTGGGTTAATTACGGATTGTTTTTTGGAAGGACTCAGACCccaagaatatttttttcattgcaTGTCAGGGAGAGAGGGACTTATCGACACTGCTGTGAAGACTGCCAAGTCTGGGTACATTCAGAGGTGCCTCATTAAATGCATGGAGTCTGTGATACTTCACTATGATGGCACTGTGAGGAATGAGGATAATGCaattattcaatttttgtatGGAGAGGATGGCATCGACCCGTCAAGGATTTCCTACCTGGATGCTCCCAAGGATCTGATCTGCAACTACAATGTCGCGTTCAGCAAGTACCTGCTCCATGACGCGGTGGAGAAGATGCAGCGGAACGAGCGCCTCTTCGGAGGGGGGCCCCACGAGAGGGGCGAGAGCGACGAGAGCGGTGGTGGCGGCGAGAGCGGCGGAGCTGGCCAGCGGGGCGACCCCCTGGAGACCCACTTCTCGCCCTACTCCTACATAGGAGCCACATCCGAGCGCTTCCGAGAAAAGATGCACCACACCATCGCGAACGACCTGAACCTGGCGGACTGTTACAACCTCCCCGATGACTTTGACTCCCAGTCAGCAGCCCTCCTCAAGTCCAAGTATTTCAGATCGCTCTGTGACCCCGGAGAATCGATCGGCATTTTAGTAGCTCAGTCCTTCGGAGAGCCCGCCACACAAATGACACTTAACACCTTTCACTTAGCTGGAACGGAAAACGTCACTATGGGTATCCCTCGACTaaaggaaatttttctcACATCCAAGTTGACCTCCAAGCCGATGATATATGTACCAATCAAAGTGGACAACGAACGAGTGACTACAGCTAGCGATGCGAATGCGATGAAAAGTTACATAAACGaaattgcagaaaaaatattgagtACTTATAAGAGCATCTGCCTAAGTGATGTGATTTATGGTGTAGGTGTGGATCGAAAATTGATTCTACGCGAACCGGGTGCAAAGAATTCACAGATGCATAGTCTCCGAGTGGTTAGCAGCAGTGGAGGGGTAGACCCCCACATGCAGAGACGAGAGTATAACTGCACCGCCCCTGAGGGAGATGTACAATCAGCCAAAATAATGAACGCATTACATAATACACAGCTCAGCTTCGAGATCGAGAAGGAATGGAATTACGAGATTGTAATCCAATTTGAGAACCTACACCACTTCTGCAAAGTGAATAATCACATAACTATGCAGGTCATTCTATCCAAAGCAGTGAACTGTGTCCTGTGCTCAGTACTAGGTAAGATCCAGGAGAGCTTACTTAGGTACAACATAAGACACGTGCACGCTTTTAATCATGAACACTACGATGAGCTATTCGAATTCGTTTGCACGAAGATGCAAGAGGATTTCAAATTCAGCAtcgaaaaatttgaatataaaaatgacgaGGATAAGATTAACGCCAAGTTGAAGTTTATGACccccgggggggggagaagcggagggGGTAGAAGCGGGGGTGGAGGAGGCAGAGGGGGGATTGGGTCCACAAAGGATACGGACGCGTCTGTCGTACGGGATGAAAATCACATGGATGAGGATGACTTCTATAACGATGGAGGAGGCAGAGGTGGAGGGGCGGGCTCCTTTGCAAAGGAGACAAGTGGAGAAGGTCCTTCGGGAAGGTATGGtaatgaagaggaaggagatgGACTAAGTGACGACATGGCTGGCAATAATTTTGGAGAAGACGGTAATCATGATGGGGGAGAAAACAACACTGATGATGATGGGTATGGCGGGAAGGATGGAGAGAAAAAGCACAGCAGCAGCGAATCGGAGGGTGAAGCGGATGATGGAGACCCCGATTCGGAGTCTGAGGAGGACAAAGACTACGACGAAAGTGAGCGAAGCGAGGGGGAAGTTGGAAGCGAGGGGGAGGTTGGAAACGAGGGGGAGGTTGGAAGCGAGGAGGAGGTTGGAAGCGAGGGGGAGGTGGAAGCGAGGGGGAGGTTGGAAGCGAGGAGGAGGTTGGAAGCGAGGAGGAGGTTGGAAGCGAGGAGGAGGTTGGAAGCGAGGAGGGAAAACACCCACCTGGTTGCGGAGGAGAAGCCAAGCAGGGGAACATCGCCCCCCTGA
- a CDS encoding hypothetical protein (putative) codes for MAEKGEEKSKDDDSVGDQPMEEIKADDGKEEDLVSSPATNLNEEGGSSATQGYVDPKMYNKFKNDGSFLAQVLALQKKKKVRKLKEAEGTDGKKKKKSRKTSSQQGDDDEDAEGEHGKKEKDAEANEEDEEDEREVAIKNEYIEKINKMKEEGFFTDKGIGAGMVK; via the exons ATGGccgaaaagggggaggagaaaagcaAGGACGATGACTCGGTGGGCGATCAGCCaatggaagaaataaaagcgGACGACGGTAAAGAAGAAGATTTAGTGTCGTCCCCCGCTACTAACTTGAATGAAGAAGGGGGCAGCAGCGCTACGCAGGGTTATGTAGACCCCAAAATGTACAACAAGTTCAAAAACGACGGATCGTTCTTGGCTCAG GTGCTAGCActgcagaagaaaaaaaaagtgaggaaGCTAAAGGAAGCGGAGGGAACAGacgggaaaaagaagaagaagtccAGGAAGACGTCCTCCCAGCAGGGGGATGACGATGAGGATGCAGAAGGAGAGcacggaaaaaaggaaaaggacgCCGAAgcaaatgaggaggatgaggaagacGAACGAGAAGTagccataaaaaatgaatacatcgaaaagattaacaaaatgaaagaggAGGGTTTTTTCACGGACAAGGGGATCGGAGCTGGGATGGTTAAGTGA
- a CDS encoding phosphatase 1 regulatory subunit (putative), whose protein sequence is MEEVEGAMAGPQKVMTYEEVKKICRESNLYETDELNEVLYLHMKGFHNIGGLASFSNLKCLFLNNNCIKEINNLGSLSNLRALYLQNNDISSIGNIDCTSLVILNLANNKIKRLGNLGHLKGLQTLNVSHNLIEAIEDIAEVGKLQNLSHLDLSDNHLNFHDGIDADRLKDFLQDVEGGGSSSGGFHHLGKEDKQATRLDEAITPLGGVTPLDGSTPLDGSTPHDGVTPLDGSTSLDGVTPLDGSTPLDEFLHLREDSPEDGCEKEPPQYVKYHQKVESMDQLTRKKIIFLCQLIILLRQLGKLRTLLVKNNPFVSKIRHASRYLVANIPNLVFLDDKKIKKEDVCLARIFLKKGPAQEMELKKIFERKKIDKYKNLSEKFHAFLMAQSGGS, encoded by the exons ATGGAGGAGGTCGAGGGAGCCATGGCTGGGCCACAAAAGGTCATGACCTACGAggaggtgaagaaaatatgCAGAG AAAGCAACCTGTACGAAACGGACGAGTTGAACGAAGTTTTGTACCTGCACATGAAGGGCTTCCACAACATCGGCGGCTTGGCATCCTTCTCCAACCTAAAGTGCCTCTTCCTCAACAACAACTGCATAAAGGAGATTAACAACCTGGGTAGTCTCTCCAACCTGAGAGCCCT GTACCTCCAAAACAATGACATCAGTTCCATCGGAAACATCGATTGCACATCTCTGGTGATTCTCAACTTAGCCAACAACAAAATTAAGAGACTTGGGAACCTGGGCCATCTCAAGGGGCTCCAAACGTTGAATGTATCTCACAACCTTATCGAAGCGATCGAG GACATCGCCGAAGTTGGTAAACTGCAGAACCTCTCCCACCTGGACCTCTCGGACAATCACCTGAACTTCCACGATGGGATAGACGCGGACAGACTGAAGGATTTTTTGCAGGacgtggagggggggggctCTTCTTCTGGTGGATTTCACCATTTGGGCAAAGAGGACAAGCAGGCAACGCGACTGGACGAGGCTATCACCCCCCTTGGTGGAGTTACCCCCCTTGATGGATCCACCCCCCTTGATGGATCCACCCCCCATGATGGAGTTACCCCCCTTGATGGGTCCACCTCCCTTGATGGAGTTACCCCCCTTGATGGGTCCACCCCCCTTGATGAATTCCTGCACCTCCGTGAGGACTCCCCAGAGGACGGGTGCGAAAAGGAACCCCCCCAATATGTGAAGTACCACCAGAAGGTCGAGTCGATGGACCAGCTGACAcgaaagaaaattattttcctgtGCCAACTGATCATTCTGTTAAGACAGCTGGGGAAGTTAAGAACTCTCCTCGTTAAGAACAACCCCTTCGTCAGCAAAATCAGGCACGCCTCTAGGTACCTCGTTGCCA ACATCCCCAACCTGGTCTTCCTTGACGACAAGAAGATAAAGAAGGAGGACGTGTGCCTGGCGAGGATCTTCTTGAAAAAGGGACCCGCGCAAGAAATGgaactcaaaaaaatatttgagagaaaaaaaatagacaagtacaaaaatttatcgGAAAAATTTCATGCGTTTCTGATGGCTCAAAGTGGAGGATCCTGA